ATATTTTGGTTCATCTTGCATGGTAGTAGGATCGCCTTTCATATGCATAAGGCAATACTGAGCATCATAACTTGCAGCTAATTTAGCAAGAGATGTATCACCAGTAATATCATTTATCATAGAAAAACCGTGATCTAGAGCAAATTTAAGACATCTCTCATCAAAACTATCAAGGCTAAATTTAGCCTTTTTGTATAAATTTTGGCGATAAATTTCAGATATGACGCCATTTATGCGTCTAAATTCCTCATCACTTCCACAATACTTGCTTCCAGGACGACTCGAAACACCACCTAAATCAATATAACTTGCACCATTTTCTATGTGGTTTAAAATGCGTGAAATAGCTGTGCTTTCATCCACACGGCTATCTTTATTAAAGCTATCGGTGTTAATATTTGTCACGCCCATTATCTCTGGTTTTTTTGGTTTTTTAAAATTTTGCTTTAAAAATTTGGCTAAATTTTTAAGTCCAAAATCTTGTAAAGCCTCTTTTTTAGCTAAAATTTCTACTTGTTTATCATTTGCTATTAAAAGTGCTTGAGTGCTGTCATCGCCAAGTATCACGCTTTGGTTACAAACAAGCTCAGCACCGATGCTAAGAGCGTCTTGTTTTAGAATATTTGCTGCAGCAGCTTTGATGTTTTTGATAAAAAAAAAGTTTAAATTTGCCTTTTTGCTCATCAAAATTTCACCCATTTTTTCTGGCTTTATAATATTACAAATTTCAGTGAAATTTGTATCTTTATTTACTTTATAAATTTTCATCTTTTATCTCCTATCATTAAAAGAAGCGGCGTTAAAATAGCTCTAGCTTTTGTATTTAGATTTGCTAAAACAAATAGTTTATTTATGTACTCTAGCTCACTTGTGTTAAATTTTACGCCTTGTAAAATGCTTGTTTTTACTACAGAGTGAACTAAATTTAAAAGCTCTTCTTTGCTTAAATCGCCTTTTTTTTCCAAAGCAACTTTTTCCTTTAAAAAAGTGTTAATATCGTGAAGGGTTAGTTTTTTAAAATTTAGATCTATTTTAGGAATTTCTACCTTTTCTAAGCGATTTATGATAGCCAAACGAGAGCGAATCGTAGGCAAAAAGAGTGATTTTGATCCGCCAACTAGGATAAATTCTATATTTTTAGGGCTATCTTCAAGCACTAAAAGAAGAGCGTTTTGAGCTTCTGTTCTAAATTTTTGACCCATTAAAACTATGGTTTTTAAAGAATTTTCAGCAATATATGCTTCATCAATTGCTGATCTTGCATCATCTATTAAAATTTCACTATTTTCATAAAATTTGCTGTTTTTATTTTGAGATAAAATTTCAGCTTTTACGCTATCAAAATTGTTTGATATGATGATTTTATTCAAAGCGTAACCTCATCAAAAAGTGCAGCACTTACGCTACTATCAAAAAGCTTAAAAAGCTGGATGAGCTTTATATCTAAATTTTCATCTTGACTATCAAGGTAAAATGCATTCTCACTATGCTCATCAATAAGCCACATATAGCTATTTTCGCTACTTTTTGCTACTTTTGCTAAAGGATGGCTACCTCTTCCTACATAAAAAAACATATATCCATTTGGAAAAGCAAGAGTTAACATATCATTTAGTAGTTCAATGCTCTCTTTGGTATTTATATAATCTAAATTTGAAGCAACTGCACGAAGTGAAAAAAACGGCACAAGCGGTCGTTCGTTCTCTCTGGCGTTTATATTTTGAAGAGCGTATTTCTCAAACCAACGCCTCTGTTCATCACAAAAAAAGATAAAGCTACTTCCTTGAAGCATAAATTTAACTTTTGAAGCAACTAAAGGTGTCCACTCTTCTCTTCTATCTTCCATCCAAGTGGACATAAAAGTATCTTTTCTAATACGCTCCAAACTCCACTTATAGAGATCTTTCATTATGCATTTAATCCATACGCATCATGAAATAATCTTACTGCTAATTCGCCATATTTTGCATCAACAATAACTGAAATTCTTATCTCACTCGTTGATATCATTTGGATATTTATGCCATTATTTGCTAAAGTTTCAAACGCTGTACTAGCAATGCCACTATGGCTTTTCATACCAATTCCAACAATAGAAACTTTAACTATATCGCTATCGCTTTCAACATTTAAATTCTCACCTAAATTATTAAGTGCACTTACAGCTTTATCTAGTTCATTTTGTGGAACTGTAAAGCTTAAATTAGCAACTCCGTTTTTGCCAACATTTTGGATAATCATATCAACATTTATCTCTTTTTGAGATAGTTTTTTAAAAATTTTAGCCGCCACACCTGGTTTATCTTCAATATCTCTAATGCCTACTCTTGCTTGATTTCTATCTAAGGCTATACCGCTTATTATAACGCCTTCCATTGAATTTTCTCCTGTTATTAATGTTCCTTCGTGTTCATTGAAGCTACTTCTTGTTACTAGATTGATGTTTAGTTTTTTTGCTAGTTCAACTGAGCGATTTAGCAAAACTTTTGCACCAAGACTAGCTAGTTCTAGCATCTCATCATAACTTACTTTATCTAGCTTTTTAGCCTTTGGTTCAATTCTTGGATCAGTTGTGTAAACCCCATCCACATCGGTATAAATTTCACAAAGATCTGCTTTTAAAGCTCCAGCTATAGCTACAGCTGACAAGTCACTCCCACCACGACCTAAAGTCGTAACATCTCCATTTTTATTTACACCTTGAAATCCCGCAACAACTACAATTTTACCATCTTTTAAAGCATTTTGGATTGCTACTGGATCTATGACCTCAATCTTTGATTTTGTATGAAAATCATCAGTTTTAATACCAGCTTGTCTTCCGCTAAATGCAACTGATGGATAGCCTTTAGCTGTTAGGGCAATGGCTAAGAGTGAACTTGTAACTCTCTCTCCAGCACTTAAAAGCATATCATACTCTCTTTCGCTTGGGTTTTTATCGAAATACTCAGCATATTCAATAAGCTTATTTGTTACTCCACTCATTGCTGAAACGATAACTACTACATCATTACCAGCATCTTTTGTTTTAATAACCCTTTTAGCAACTTCATCTATCCTTTCAAGTGTACCAACACTCGTGCCACCATATTTTTGAACTATAAGCATACTAAATAAACCCCTTCTCTTTAAAATACCCTAAAACTCTCACATAAACATCTTTTTTAAAAGGCGTTATGCTATCAATAGCTTCATCTATGCTTACAAATTTATAAGCACAAAATTCCGGATCTTTTACATCCAAATCAATACTTTTTTCATCATCTATACGAACTAAAAAATAGCGCTGCATTTGACCATCAAATTTAGGCTTTTTCTTAGCGATTACTTCAGCTGGATAGTCATAACTTATCCACTCTGGATACTCAGCGATAATTTTGATTTTATTTGTACCAATCTCCTCTTTTAGCTCCCTAAAAAGTGCAATAAGTGGTGTCTCGCCCTCATCAATCCCACCTTGTGGAAACTGCCAAGCATCTTTGACATCTGTTCTTTTTGCAACCATAACCCTACACTCAAAAGGATACTTAGAGGATAAAATCACAGCAGCAACATTTGGTCTGTAGTTTTTAGCTTCCATAAATTTCCTTATAAAAATGGATAATATTATCCAAATTTGCTTTAAAATTTGGTAAATTTTAAAACTTTATTAAAAAATCAATTCTCTCTTTAAAAAGCAAATATAAATCACAAAAGGTTATTAAATTATAAACTAAATCTAGTAAAATATAAAAGTCAACCTTTGACAAATTTATGAAGTTAGAGTAAATTTTGCTAAAAAGAGAGAATTTTTGCACATCTATATACACATTCCATTTTGCCAAAGTAAATGCCCTTATTGCGCTTTTGGTTCAAGTAGTGATGAATTTAACCTTACTAAAAGCTACTTTGATGCTTTAGAATTTGAGATAAAAAATGCTAAATTTAGCCAAATTTCTACGGTATTTATAGGTGGTGGTACTCCAAGTGCTGTAAATGCAAAGTTTTATACTAAAATTTTTGATATTTTAAAACCATACCTTAAAAAAAGAGCTGAGATAACAACTGAAGCCAACCCAAACTCAGCAAATTTAACATGGCTTAAAGCTATGCGTACTCTTGGTGTAAATAGAGTAAGTTTTGGAGCTCAAAGCTTTGATGATAAAAAGCTTAAACTTTTAGGGAGAATCCACTCAGCAAACACGACAAAAATAGCTATAAAAAATGCTAAAAAAGCTGGATTTAAAAATATAAATGTTGATATTATGTATTCAACTAAATTTGACACTAAAAAGCTACTTAAATTTGAAGTTGATAATTTAGCAAATTTAGGAATTTCACATATCAGCGCTTACTCTTTAATACTTGAAAATAACACCCCTTTTAGTGGTAAATCAAACTATGAAAAAGATAGCCCTGCGTTAGCCAAATTTCTTTTTAAAGAGCTTGAAAAAGCTGGATTTAAACAGTATGAAATAGCAAATTTTGGTCGTCCTTGTAAACATAACCTTGCTTACTGGAGCGGTGAAAAATATATGGGTTTTGGTGCGTATGCGGTTGGTTTTAATGGCAAAAAAAGAGCATATTCTCCTAAAAGCATAGAAGAGTACATAAAAAATCCACTTTTAAAAAGTTATGAAAATTTAACTATGAATGATATAAAAACAGAAAAAATTTTCCTAGGACTTAGATCAAAGATAGGATTTAGTGCTAAACTACTTAACGAAAATGAACTAAAAAACGCTAAAATTTTAACTAGTCACAAAAAACTTATCTATAAAAATTCAAAATTTTATAACCCAAATTTTTTACTTACTGATGAGATAACGCTCTTTATCCTTGAAAATTAGGTATATTTTAAAGAAATTTCGCTAAAATAGTGGCTATTAAAATTTATTAGGATAGATAATGTTTGGAATGAGTTTTCCCGAAATTCTTGTTATCGCTGTTATAGCCGTTATAGCTTTGGGGCCTGAAAAGCTTCCAAAAACGATGGTTGAGATAGCAAAATACCTAAAACTTCTAAAAAAAACAGTAAATGACGCAAAAGCTAGTTTTGATCAAGAAGTAAGGATTGCTGAACTTAAAGAAGATGCTAAAAAATACAAAGACAGCATATCTAAAACCACCCAAGGGGTTAGAAAAAAGCTAACTTTTGAAGAGCTTGAAGATATAAAAAATAGCGTAAATGACATAAAATCAAGCACTAAATCAAATCTAGCTGATATTAAAAAAGCTGTTAGTAACCCAACACAACTTGCCAAAGATAAACTCACTAATAGTGCTAAGAATTTCATAAGTAGCGAAAATAAACCTGAGAATAACGCCCAAGAGAGCAAAACTGAAATTTCACAAGACGAAAAAGGACAAAGCGATGTTTGAAGAGATAACCCCACACATCGTTGAACTTAGAAAGCGTTTAGTTATTTCAGCTTTAGCTCTTATTGTTGGTTTTGTAATCTGCTTTTTCTTCTGGGAGCCACTTTTTGATTTTTTATTAAAACCACTTCTTAAAATTTTGCCACAAAATAGCGAAGTTATTTTTACTCACCCAGCTGAAGCATTTTTTACCGCTATGAAGGTGTCATTCTTTGCTGGATTTTTACTAACCTTACCAATTATATTTTGGCAATTTTGGCTCTTTGTCGCACCAGGACTATATGATAATGAGAAAAAATATGTCCTACCATTTGTAATAAGTGCAACCATAATGTTTATTATAGGGTGTGCGTTTTGCTATATTTTAGTTTTGCCAACAGCGTTTAACTTTTTGATAAATTTTGGTGGTGGCGAAAATATGGTAGCTATGCCTAGAATAGGCGAATATGTAGGGTTTTTTATCAAACTAATGCTGGCTTTTGGCATAAGTTTTGAACTACCAATAGTTACATTTTTTCTAGCACTTTTAGGACTTATAACTGATAAAAGCTTAAAAGATTTCTTTAGATACGCTATTGTACTTATATTTGTTTTTGCTGCTGTTATGACTCCACCTGATATATTAAGTCAGTTTTTGCTTGCAGTTCCGTTAATAGTTTTATATGTCGGATCTATTTATATAGCTAAGATTATAAATCCTTATAAGGATATAGACGATGATGAAGCCTAATCTAAACTCTTTAGATGCTTATGACTACACTCTTCCAGAACATTTAATAGCTACAAAACCAGCTGATCCTAAAGAGAGTGCAAATTTATTAGTTTACAAACGAAAAACAGATGAAATTTCACACCTTAAATTTGGAGATTTGGCTGAAATTTTGCCACCTTGCGATATTATTTTTAACGATACAAAGGTTGTAAAAGCTAGAATTTACGGCACAAAACAAAGCGGTGGAAAAGTTGAGCTTTTACTAAACCGCCCTTTAATAGAGCCAAATTTTAGCGTATATATAAGAGGTTCTGTCAAGGTTGGAAGCAAGCTTAAATTTGATGATGATCTTGAAGCTTTGGTTACGAAACTAAACGAAGATGGGAGCCGAGAGGTTTTGTTTTCAAAAGATGGCAAAACTCTTAAAACTTTAGAGCTTTTTGAAATTTTAAATAAAATCGGCCATACGCCACTTCCGCCATACATAAAAAGAGATGACACCAAAGATGATGAGAGTTGGTATCAAACTATTTTTGCTAAAAATAGAGGCGCAGTTGCAGCTCCTACTGCATCTTTACACTTTTCGCCTGAAATGTTAAATAAACTTAAAAAAACCCACGATATCCACTATCTAACGCTTCATGTTGGTGCTGGAACATTTAAAAGTGTAGAAGTTGATGACATAAGAGAGCATAAAATGCACTCAGAGTGGTTTGATATACCTAAACAAACAGCTGAAATCTTAAATAGCAATAAGCCCATACTTGGCGTTGGAACAACTGTTACGCGAGTGGTTGAGAATTTTGCTAGAAATGGAATTTTACAAGGCGAGTGTGAGCTTTTTTTAAATCACCTAAATAGACCAATCAGACAAAATTTCTTGCTTACAAATTTTCATCTGCCAAAGTCTACACTTATAATGCTTGTGACATCATTTATCGGCTATGAAGCGACGATGGAAATTTACCGTATAGCCGTAGAAAAAGAGTATAAATTTTACTCTTATGGCGATGCGATGCTAGTCATTTAAAAACATAAATAAGTTATGTATTTTAGAAATTATAAGTCAAATTTTGTTAAGAATAGCATCTAAGCTGGCATATTTTCATATTTAAAGCTATTTAAATAAATATATTTACATCCCCACTATATTTTACATCTTTAATGTCTGAGTCATCATCTAACATCTTACTTATCTGAGTGCTTATTTTATCATCATCCATCTCTTCGTAAGAATAAACCATACTTACGCTATCAACACCTTTGAGATTTTCTAAATTTTTAAATACTTTGATTTGATCATTTGTATCTTTAGTTTGGCTAACAACGACTATTTTACCATCTTTACTAGCTGCAACTTCACACTCATCAATGCTTTGGATATCTTTTATAAGAGCATCTAGATTATTAAGTTTTGAGTAGACAATCATACTTGATATATTCATATTAAAACTCCCAAATTTTTATATTTTTTTCATAAGCAGATGTTATAAGCAAATTTGAACCATAAAATTTAACTCCATTTAATATACTTTGACCTGTGTTAAATTGACTTATAATATCTAAATTATCTGTATTAAACACCACAACATCGCTATCTTCACTACTCATAATAGCCGCTTTTGAGCCATTAGAATTTAAACCAACAGCATAAACTAAAAATTCAGATTCAAAAATTCTTCTTTTTGAATTTACATATAGTACTGCGTGCTTATCAACACCGCCGCTTATAATATTAAAATTATCTGAAATTTCTATATCATAGATATTGTCTTTATGAAGGGGTAATATAGTAGTATCGTCATTTGTTATATCATAAACATAAACTATACCACTTTCACAACCTACAAAAATAAGTCCATTTTTAACCTCCATATCGCTAAGTGAAGCCGTTGAAAATTTCTTTTGTGATACTACTTTAGCTTTATTTATATCGTAAAAATAAATTTCATTACTCATACTTGCTAAAACTATTAAATTTTCATCTAAAAAAAGAGCTTTTTTTATACCTTCATACTTTAGTTCTTGTTTTTCAATCTTATCATTTTCATAAAAATATAGTGCTTTTTTGCCAAAATCACTCTCACCAAGCATCATAACTTTTTTACCAATTATATCACCACTTAAAACTCTAGGTCGTACAAAATCACCAAAAAATGTCTCAATGTATTTAAGCTCTAACTCTATAAGTGTGGAATTTGACTCCATATTATGCACTATAAGCTCACCACCATCAGTAGAAATTATTAGCAAATTATCCTTTAAATTTAGCCCCAAAACATTATGTTTAGTCTCTACAGTATCAACTAAATTTGCAGAAAAACTTAAGCTAAAAAATAGTAAAAAAACTAAAATATTTCTCATTTTTTAACCTTTAAACTAACTGAGTTTTTAAAGCAAGCTGATAAACACTCGCCACATCCTACACATCTATCATTTACGATTGGTCTAAAAACTCCTAAATAATCAATAGCTCCATATCTACAAGAGTCCTGACAGTTATAGCAAATCACGCCATTCCAAGCAAGACATGAGTTTACACTAATCAAAGCTTTTGCATTAATAGTGTATTTAAACTCTAAATTTAAAGTATTTTTTCTGATCTCTTTACACGCCAAAGCACAATCTTCGCAGAAATTACAACCCAAATCCGAAACTTCAAATTTAATTACTGAGTCTTCAAATTTTAAAAGCCCTCTTTTACAGGAACTAACACAAGGTGCTTTGCAGTTCTTGCAACTAAATTCTCCACTAAAATATGGAGGATGGATAAATATCTTCCTATCAAAAAACACATATCTCCTTTATACTAAGAACTACAAAACTATTTTATAAAATTTAGAAAGTTAAAGCCTGTAATACACTTTAACTTATATTATTAAAAACTTACATAAAATATAGTGTAAATTTAAAATAGTGACTAAATTTTACTTAACACCTTCGTTTAATATATCCATTAAATTTGAACTTGAATTTCCGTCTTTATAGAAAAATTCAGGTTTAAAGTTATTTTGTATAGCTATATTAACTTTTGCTTGAGGCGTATGACACTGAACGCAGTTATATCTAGAGCCATCTAACACGCCTTCATTATCCTCCCCGCTTCTTAAGTCTACAAGATGAGATTTTGGAACTGGAGTTGAACCAACATCATTTGCAAATTCAGGAAGATGACAGGTTGTACACATATTTAACTCAGTAGTTATTGGCAGTAAGCCATCTAAATCATGTGGAATCATTGGAGGAGCATTTTCAAAAGCCCTATCAAACCTAGTAGAAAGTCCAGCAGGCTGTGCTGAATAATTTACATCTCTAAGCGTAACACTATTTTCATCTTTAACACTTATTTTTCTAAGCCCAATCTCACTATCATCAACAAATGTCCCAGCAACCGCAAAAGACAAAAGAGTAGATAACATTGCTAATGATTTTATAAATTTCATAAAAGTCCTTTTTTAATACTAAAATTTAGAGCATCATGTTTACATATATCAACACACCGCCCACAACTTATACACTCGCTACTTACTACACCATCTTTTTTACCAACCATATTAAGGACCTGTTTTTCAGGACAAACAACTATACAGTCCATACATTTTGAGCAGTTTTTTACTCTGTGTTTTACTCTTATAAAGCTAAATTTACTTAAAACTGCATAAAATGCACCAAGTGGGCAAATTTTAGAACAAATCCCCCTTTGGCTTATAAAAACTTCAAAAGCAAATATAACAAAAATAGTGCTTATTACAGTAATGTTTAAAATTATAAGTCCACGTTGTAAAAATCCAATAAAACTAATTTCTTCAAATATAGGTCTTGATAAAAGAAAACTTAAAATGAAGCTAAGAATAAGCAGGTAATATCTTAAATTCTTAGAAGGCATTAAAATATTTCTATCTTTTTTATATCCAAACTTTTCTCTTATAAAATAAGCAAAATCTGTTATTAGATTTACAGGGCAAACCCATGAGCAAAATGCTCTAGGTGCAATAAAAGCATAAAATATAGCTATTATAAATGCACCAAGAATGGCATTTAAAGAAATAGCTCCTGAAGCTAAATATATCTGTAGTACCGCATAAGGATCACTTAAAGGTATAAAACTAAAAAATACTGAACTGCTAAGATTTCCTTTTAGGACACTTAAAATGCCCAAATTTCCCAATATAAATAAAACTATAATTAAAATTTGTGAAACTCTTCTTACTAAATTTACTCTCACTACAGCTCCCCTGTATTTAAATAATCCAAAGCTAAATTTTCATCTGTGTAAACCTCGCTACTAACACCATCTAACTTAGCATCTGTTTCAGGTTGCCAACCTATAACATAATTACTTCCCATTTTACCAAAGGCTATTTCAAAAGGAAGTGTTTTTATAGAAGCAATCTCAGTAACACACGCTCTTTCACATTTACCACAACCAGTGCAATAATCAGCATCAACAGTTGGTAGTAAAAAAGCGTGTTTTCCAGTTCTGTCATTTCTTTCATATTTTAAAAACAAAGCCTTATCGATTAATGGACATGCTCTATAGCAAGCATCACATCTTATACCTTTAAATGCCAAGCAGTTTTGAGAGTCCATTACCGCTATTGCCATTTTTATATTTTCTGGATTAAGTTTTCCGTTTGATTTTAAACTATTAATATCTAAAGCCCCTGTTGGACAAGCAACAGCACAAGGGATATCAACACAGAGTTCGCAAGGAATTTCTCTTGGCGTGAAATAAGGTGTTCCAACTGAAATTTTCTCTCCTAATTTAGAGAGTTTTAAAGTATCAAATGGACAAGCTTCCACGCAAAGATTACACTTTATACACCTACTTACAAATTCACTCTCTTTAAGAGCTCCAGGCGGCCTTAAAAAAACTCTAGCTTTAGCAGGAGTTGTAGTAGCAATACTCCACACAAAAGATCCAGCTGTTAACAGCGTTACTGCCTTAAATCCACCTTTTAGAGCCTCTCTTCTAGTCATGGTATCTATGCCTTGTAAATTTTAACGGCACACTTTTTAAAATCAGTTTGGTTTGACAGTGGGCAAGTAGCATCAAGGCACACTTTGTTGATAAATACATTCTCATCAAACCAAGGAACATACACAAGACCAACTGGTGGTATATTTCTACCACGAGTATCAATCCTTGCTTTACACTTTCCTCTTCTGCTTTCTATCCAAACTTCATCATTTTGAACAAGCCCTAATTTTATGGCATCTTCTTCACACATATAACAAAAAGCTTCTGGAACAGCCCTAAACAGCTCAGGAACTCTCATCGTCATAGTTCCGCTATGCCAGTGTTCAAGTACTCTTCCTGTACAGAGCCAAAATGGATACTCTTTGCTTGGAATCTCAGGTGGGTCCATATAAGGGCGGAAGAAAATTTTGCCTTTATTGTGTATATTAACCTTTTCATCATCGTTTGCTTTTGCCAAATCACCAACACTTAGTTTGGCATTTTTGTTTCCATAAAATGCAAAATCACTTTGTGGGGCTGCTTTTTTAGCATAAGGATCATAAAGTGTGTTAAATCTCCACTGAGTCTCCTTACCATCAACAACAGGCCATCTTAAACCTCTAACTTTATGATATGTGTCAAAATCAGCCAAATCATGCCCATGACCAAGCCCAAATTTGCGGTATTCTTCCCAGATTGCTTTTTGAACGAAAAATCCATATCCCTTAAAAACTTCGCCATCGCTTCCAACTACATCTCTGCTATCGCCATTTACTTCTGAGTTGTCAAATTCGCCCATTATCGCATCATCTTTGCTAAATTTTTTCCACTCATCATTTGCAAAAAGCACATCAAATAGCGTATCATCTTCTTTGTAACCCATTTTTTTGGCTTCTTCTAAGACATTTGGAAGGGTTAATTTATCATCTATTTTTTTCTCACTCCAAACCTCTTTTAACTTAAATCTTTTTGAAAACTCAAGCATCTGCCAAGTATCACTCATCGCATC
The sequence above is a segment of the Campylobacter corcagiensis genome. Coding sequences within it:
- a CDS encoding WD40 repeat domain-containing protein, with the translated sequence MRNILVFLLFFSLSFSANLVDTVETKHNVLGLNLKDNLLIISTDGGELIVHNMESNSTLIELELKYIETFFGDFVRPRVLSGDIIGKKVMMLGESDFGKKALYFYENDKIEKQELKYEGIKKALFLDENLIVLASMSNEIYFYDINKAKVVSQKKFSTASLSDMEVKNGLIFVGCESGIVYVYDITNDDTTILPLHKDNIYDIEISDNFNIISGGVDKHAVLYVNSKRRIFESEFLVYAVGLNSNGSKAAIMSSEDSDVVVFNTDNLDIISQFNTGQSILNGVKFYGSNLLITSAYEKNIKIWEF
- a CDS encoding RNA pyrophosphohydrolase codes for the protein MEAKNYRPNVAAVILSSKYPFECRVMVAKRTDVKDAWQFPQGGIDEGETPLIALFRELKEEIGTNKIKIIAEYPEWISYDYPAEVIAKKKPKFDGQMQRYFLVRIDDEKSIDLDVKDPEFCAYKFVSIDEAIDSITPFKKDVYVRVLGYFKEKGFI
- a CDS encoding HobA family DNA replication regulator, which encodes MKDLYKWSLERIRKDTFMSTWMEDRREEWTPLVASKVKFMLQGSSFIFFCDEQRRWFEKYALQNINARENERPLVPFFSLRAVASNLDYINTKESIELLNDMLTLAFPNGYMFFYVGRGSHPLAKVAKSSENSYMWLIDEHSENAFYLDSQDENLDIKLIQLFKLFDSSVSAALFDEVTL
- a CDS encoding 4Fe-4S ferredoxin: MFFDRKIFIHPPYFSGEFSCKNCKAPCVSSCKRGLLKFEDSVIKFEVSDLGCNFCEDCALACKEIRKNTLNLEFKYTINAKALISVNSCLAWNGVICYNCQDSCRYGAIDYLGVFRPIVNDRCVGCGECLSACFKNSVSLKVKK
- the hemW gene encoding radical SAM family heme chaperone HemW; this translates as MHIYIHIPFCQSKCPYCAFGSSSDEFNLTKSYFDALEFEIKNAKFSQISTVFIGGGTPSAVNAKFYTKIFDILKPYLKKRAEITTEANPNSANLTWLKAMRTLGVNRVSFGAQSFDDKKLKLLGRIHSANTTKIAIKNAKKAGFKNINVDIMYSTKFDTKKLLKFEVDNLANLGISHISAYSLILENNTPFSGKSNYEKDSPALAKFLFKELEKAGFKQYEIANFGRPCKHNLAYWSGEKYMGFGAYAVGFNGKKRAYSPKSIEEYIKNPLLKSYENLTMNDIKTEKIFLGLRSKIGFSAKLLNENELKNAKILTSHKKLIYKNSKFYNPNFLLTDEITLFILEN
- the queA gene encoding tRNA preQ1(34) S-adenosylmethionine ribosyltransferase-isomerase QueA; this translates as MKPNLNSLDAYDYTLPEHLIATKPADPKESANLLVYKRKTDEISHLKFGDLAEILPPCDIIFNDTKVVKARIYGTKQSGGKVELLLNRPLIEPNFSVYIRGSVKVGSKLKFDDDLEALVTKLNEDGSREVLFSKDGKTLKTLELFEILNKIGHTPLPPYIKRDDTKDDESWYQTIFAKNRGAVAAPTASLHFSPEMLNKLKKTHDIHYLTLHVGAGTFKSVEVDDIREHKMHSEWFDIPKQTAEILNSNKPILGVGTTVTRVVENFARNGILQGECELFLNHLNRPIRQNFLLTNFHLPKSTLIMLVTSFIGYEATMEIYRIAVEKEYKFYSYGDAMLVI
- a CDS encoding aspartate kinase, which codes for MLIVQKYGGTSVGTLERIDEVAKRVIKTKDAGNDVVVIVSAMSGVTNKLIEYAEYFDKNPSEREYDMLLSAGERVTSSLLAIALTAKGYPSVAFSGRQAGIKTDDFHTKSKIEVIDPVAIQNALKDGKIVVVAGFQGVNKNGDVTTLGRGGSDLSAVAIAGALKADLCEIYTDVDGVYTTDPRIEPKAKKLDKVSYDEMLELASLGAKVLLNRSVELAKKLNINLVTRSSFNEHEGTLITGENSMEGVIISGIALDRNQARVGIRDIEDKPGVAAKIFKKLSQKEINVDMIIQNVGKNGVANLSFTVPQNELDKAVSALNNLGENLNVESDSDIVKVSIVGIGMKSHSGIASTAFETLANNGINIQMISTSEIRISVIVDAKYGELAVRLFHDAYGLNA
- a CDS encoding DNA polymerase III subunit delta': MNKIIISNNFDSVKAEILSQNKNSKFYENSEILIDDARSAIDEAYIAENSLKTIVLMGQKFRTEAQNALLLVLEDSPKNIEFILVGGSKSLFLPTIRSRLAIINRLEKVEIPKIDLNFKKLTLHDINTFLKEKVALEKKGDLSKEELLNLVHSVVKTSILQGVKFNTSELEYINKLFVLANLNTKARAILTPLLLMIGDKR
- a CDS encoding chaperone NapD; protein product: MNISSMIVYSKLNNLDALIKDIQSIDECEVAASKDGKIVVVSQTKDTNDQIKVFKNLENLKGVDSVSMVYSYEEMDDDKISTQISKMLDDDSDIKDVKYSGDVNIFI
- the tatB gene encoding Sec-independent protein translocase protein TatB, producing the protein MFGMSFPEILVIAVIAVIALGPEKLPKTMVEIAKYLKLLKKTVNDAKASFDQEVRIAELKEDAKKYKDSISKTTQGVRKKLTFEELEDIKNSVNDIKSSTKSNLADIKKAVSNPTQLAKDKLTNSAKNFISSENKPENNAQESKTEISQDEKGQSDV
- the tatC gene encoding twin-arginine translocase subunit TatC produces the protein MFEEITPHIVELRKRLVISALALIVGFVICFFFWEPLFDFLLKPLLKILPQNSEVIFTHPAEAFFTAMKVSFFAGFLLTLPIIFWQFWLFVAPGLYDNEKKYVLPFVISATIMFIIGCAFCYILVLPTAFNFLINFGGGENMVAMPRIGEYVGFFIKLMLAFGISFELPIVTFFLALLGLITDKSLKDFFRYAIVLIFVFAAVMTPPDILSQFLLAVPLIVLYVGSIYIAKIINPYKDIDDDEA
- the folP gene encoding dihydropteroate synthase, translating into MKIYKVNKDTNFTEICNIIKPEKMGEILMSKKANLNFFFIKNIKAAAANILKQDALSIGAELVCNQSVILGDDSTQALLIANDKQVEILAKKEALQDFGLKNLAKFLKQNFKKPKKPEIMGVTNINTDSFNKDSRVDESTAISRILNHIENGASYIDLGGVSSRPGSKYCGSDEEFRRINGVISEIYRQNLYKKAKFSLDSFDERCLKFALDHGFSMINDITGDTSLAKLAASYDAQYCLMHMKGDPTTMQDEPKYDDLIGEIDSFFEEKIAECESYGCKKIVLDVGIGFGKSMADNMYLIKHLEHFLRFGFPLFVGASRKSVIGHYTKAEIKDRLPGSLYLHLKAYENGATIIRTHDVSEHAQMFKMAEVYENLGVNW
- a CDS encoding nitrate reductase cytochrome c-type subunit — translated: MKFIKSLAMLSTLLSFAVAGTFVDDSEIGLRKISVKDENSVTLRDVNYSAQPAGLSTRFDRAFENAPPMIPHDLDGLLPITTELNMCTTCHLPEFANDVGSTPVPKSHLVDLRSGEDNEGVLDGSRYNCVQCHTPQAKVNIAIQNNFKPEFFYKDGNSSSNLMDILNEGVK